A region of the Microbulbifer pacificus genome:
AAATCGCTTACGTAAACTGCCCAAAGGATGTCCTCCTCTATTCGTAAGGAAATTCACTGTTAGTGATGCTTTTCAGCATAGTTGAGGAATTTCTACGAATGGGATTTTCGCGCCGAATAGAGACTCATAAATCGGCGTTCGGTGGAATGATTTTCGATGCGGGGGGCAATTTAATATTGGCAATCGGAATAAAAAAGAAAGGCGTCATCGCAATTCTTCCCTCTAGCAAGTATGGAATCGCGAACGCCTCGTGGTTAATTAACACAGGAATTGAAAGGAAATAAAAATTGGCCGCTAGCAGGTCTCGCTGCGTTGACGGTTCCGGTCAACCATTGACGGCGGGTGCCCAAACCAGCGTCGGAAACTGCGACTGAATACGGCGAGGTCCGCATAGCCCAAGTTGAGCGCAATACTGGTGAGCGACATGCTACTTTTGAACACAGCGGTTTCGGCGACTTCTTTACGGGTTTCTTCCAGCAATAGGCGAAAACTGGTATCGGAGGATTCCAGGGCGCGCTGCAGCTTTTTAGGGTGCATACCGAGGCACAGCGCAACGTTGGTCTTGCTGCAGTCGCCGGTGGGCAATAGTCCCAGAATGGCGTGTTTCACCAGGGGCGTCAGGTCATTATCCGCGTTGGTTTGCAGTTGTTCGAACTGGTTGAAGATGATTTCGTTTACCAGCCGTTCCAGTGCACGCGGTTTTTTTGCCAGCGTTTCGCGATCGATATAAAAACCGTCGTGTTCCGCATTAAATTCCACCGGACAGGAAAATAGCTGCGCGTACAGGTCTTTGCCTTTTTCCGGCGGTGGGTGGCGAAAGAAAACACGACTGGAGTGCCACTGGTGGCCGGCCATATCCCGAATCAGCTGGTAAATCAAACCGATACTGAGGGCCATCAACTGCGGAAAGCGACCGGTCTGGGCGATCAGGATATCCAGCTTGAGCTCGGTTTCGCCGGTTTGCGTTGGTTCCAGGGTGAGGATTGCGCCCTGTGCGTGCAGGTGGGTGTGTTTACTGCCGACGGCCAACGCGCTGGTAATACTGTCCTGGCGGGACATGTAGGCACCGAACAGACCGAGCACATACAGGCCCTGGTTGATGCCCAGCCGCAACCCGAAGGTTTCACTGCCAATCTCGCGGGCGGTGAGCTCCAGCA
Encoded here:
- a CDS encoding AraC family transcriptional regulator, with translation MTEFVRAGSLNGYDELARKMGANPVQLQKAIGLPSSQLRDPDNLIPYEKLGKLLELTAREIGSETFGLRLGINQGLYVLGLFGAYMSRQDSITSALAVGSKHTHLHAQGAILTLEPTQTGETELKLDILIAQTGRFPQLMALSIGLIYQLIRDMAGHQWHSSRVFFRHPPPEKGKDLYAQLFSCPVEFNAEHDGFYIDRETLAKKPRALERLVNEIIFNQFEQLQTNADNDLTPLVKHAILGLLPTGDCSKTNVALCLGMHPKKLQRALESSDTSFRLLLEETRKEVAETAVFKSSMSLTSIALNLGYADLAVFSRSFRRWFGHPPSMVDRNRQRSETC